The following coding sequences lie in one Rutidosis leptorrhynchoides isolate AG116_Rl617_1_P2 chromosome 4, CSIRO_AGI_Rlap_v1, whole genome shotgun sequence genomic window:
- the LOC139845245 gene encoding uncharacterized protein, with protein MVYDNPMIDLNSNLAAFRNDDLNKSDHISDTTLRLECFGYGGTKSKSKEQNSKTAAHGSGLVLGLGPTPSNYTSEVDSILKLSLSHHSTNTSECNVNFLANHQSASIEVNNRFGIINNNGSTSANKSGGYMPALLLAPRISNTTLQKRKVSDFDSSVVSDYSTATTLDQQTSSKKCKFTGCFKRARGATGLCISHGGGPRCQKPGCNNGSESRTNYCKTHGGGKRCDRLGCMKSAEGQTEYCIAHGGGTRCSHPAGCSKAARGKSGFCIKHGGGKRCVVESCIRSAEGQLGLCIAHGGGRRCRFRDCKKGAQGSTMFCKAHGGGKRCEFSGCTKGAEGTTPFCKAHGGGKRCLYEGDDGSCPKSVHGGTDYCVAHGGGKRCAVPGCTKSARGRTNCCVKHGGGKRCKFERCTKSAQGKTDICKAHGGGKKCVWGGDGKCEKFARGKGGLCAAHSNMARGIEEITDDTLGIMPGLFDGLVYGLSDDHSLSNVSFVSNSTSWRENSVIRRQLIPSQVLVPSSMKSSSFMSFNNQISSGTRSTGGRSELVVPEGRVHGGGLLSLLGGNLRDAVID; from the coding sequence ATGGTATATGATAACCCGATGATCGATCTCAATAGCAACCTTGCAGCCTTCAGGAACGATGACCTGAATAAGAGTGATCACATAAGTGATACCACGTTACGCTTGGAATGTTTTGGTTATGGTGGTACCAAATCAAAGTCTAAAGAACAGAATAGTAAGACTGCAGCCCATGGTAGCGGGCTGGTCCTCGGGTTAGGGCCCACACCAAGTAATTATACTAGTGAGGTTGATTCAATTTTAAAACTTAGTCTTTCACATCATTCGACTAATACTTCTGAATGTAATGTGAATTTTTTAGCAAATCATCAAAGTGCGTCTATTGAAGTTAATAATAGATTtgggattattaataataatggttcCACATCAGCAAATAAGTCAGGTGGTTATATGCCTGCCCTGCTTTTGGCTCCAAGAATAAGTAACACCACACTGCAGAAGCGTAAAGTCTCCGACTTTGACTCATCGGTTGTCTCGGATTATTCAACCGCAACAACATTGGATCAACAAACAAGTAGCAAAAAGTGTAAGTTTACAGGGTGTTTTAAAAGGGCTAGAGGAGCAACAGGTCTATGTATTAGCCATGGTGGTGGTCCAAGATGTCAGAAACCAGGGTGTAACAACGGTTCAGAGAGCCGAACCAACTACTGCAAGACTCACGGTGGTGGCAAGCGGTGCGACCGTCTCGGATGTATGAAAAGCGCCGAAGGTCAAACAGAGTATTGCATTGCACATGGCGGCGGGACCCGGTGCAGTCACCCAGCAGGTTGTAGTAAAGCCGCTAGAGGGAAATCGGGGTTTTGCATCAAACATGGTGGAGGTAAGAGGTGTGTGGTGGAAAGTTGTATTAGAAGTGCTGAAGGACAGCTTGGTTTGTGCATTGCGCACGGTGGTGGTAGGCGGTGTCGGTTTCGTGATTGTAAAAAGGGGGCTCAGGGAAGCACAATGTTTTGTAAAGCGCACGGTGGCGGTAAACGGTGCGAATTTAGTGGTTGTACAAAAGGTGCTGAGGGTACGACACCGTTTTGTAAAGCTCATGGTGGAGGAAAACGGTGTCTGTATGAAGGAGATGATGGTAGTTGTCCGAAAAGTGTTCATGGTGGGACCGACTATTGTGTGGCGCATGGTGGTGGAAAGAGATGTGCGGTACCGGGTTGTACTAAGAGTGCACGTGGGCGGACTAATTGTTGCGTGAAACATGGTGGTGGGAAGCGGTGTAAATTTGAAAGGTGTACGAAAAGCGCCCAAGGAAAAACGGATATCTGTAAGGCGCACGGTGGTGGTAAGAAGTGCGTTTGGGGTGGTGATGGGAAATGTGAAAAGTTTGCTAGAGGAAAGGGAGGTTTATGCGCCGCTCATAGTAATATGGCTCGAGGAATTGAAGAAATCACCGATGACACTCTTGGTATCATGCCAGGGCTCTTTGATGGGCTCGTTTATGGTTTATCGGACGACCACTCGTTGTCTAATGTAAGTTTCGTTTCTAATTCGACAAGCTGGAGAGAGAATTCGGTTATAAGAAGACAACTCATTCCATCACAAGTGCTAGTTCCGTCATCGATGAAATCGTCGTCATTTATGTCATTCAACAATCAAATAAGCTCGGGGACTCGCAGCACTGGTGGCCGATCTGAGCTAGTGGTTCCAGAGGGGCGGGTACATGGTGGCGGTCTACTTTCGTTGCTTGGGGGAAACTTAAGAGATGCTGTTATTGATTAA